A single Oncorhynchus nerka isolate Pitt River linkage group LG10, Oner_Uvic_2.0, whole genome shotgun sequence DNA region contains:
- the LOC115136399 gene encoding G-protein coupled receptor 12-like, translating into MSNQFKNTSSSTWDVQEGGKSTPPPSFQFEMEPVVISVNPWDIVLCVTGTLMSCENAIVLALIIYTPTLKAPMFVLIGSLAFADLLAGLGLIVNFTITYIFDTGFVTLLSAGLLITAFSASVLNILAITVDRYLSLYNALTYHTERTVIFTIVTLVLIWVTSITLGALPIMGWNCLEDETTCSICAPIDKNHAAALAVTFLFVFALILQLYLQICKIAFRHAQQIAVQQKFMTTSHSSSTTTKGVSTLSIILGTFALCWIPFAMYSLVADIGYPPVYTYVTALPAICHSMINPIIYAFRNPDMQKSMRIACCCGCVSSNFSLRPRTPSDV; encoded by the coding sequence ATGAGTAACCAATTCAAAAACACCTCTTCCTCAACCTGGGATGTTCAAGAAGGAGGGAAATCCACACCACCTCCATCATTCCAGTTCGAGATGGAACCGGTGGTCATAAGCGTCAACCCCTGGGATATAGTCCTGTGTGTCACGGGAACCCTAATGTCCTGCGAAAATGCAATTGTCCTTGCCTTAATTATTTACACGCCCACCCTGAAAGCGCCCATGTTTGTGTTGATAGGGAGCTTGGCTTTTGCGGACCTATTGGCCGGGCTTGGTTTGATAGTGAATTTCACCATCACCTACATTTTTGATACGGGATTCGTGACTCTGCTATCAGCTGGACTGCTCATCACTGCTTTTTCGGCCTCCGTTCTCAATATCCTGGCAATCACGGTGGATAGATACCTCTCCCTTTACAACGCACTGACTTACCACACGGAACGAACGGTGATTTTTACCATCGTCACACTGGTGCTCATTTGGGTGACTAGCATCACTCTTGGTGCGCTACCGATCATGGGATGGAACTGCCTTGAGGATGAGACGACTTGCAGCATTTGCGCCCCCATTGATAAAAATCACGCCGCTGCACTGGCGGTGACTTTTCTTTTTGTGTTTGCACTTATTTTGCAACTATACCTGCAGATTTGCAAGATTGCTTTTCGGCACGCGCAGCAAATCGCCGTGCAGCAGAAGTTCATGActacctcccactcctcctccaccaccactaaagGGGTATCCACCCTCTCCATTATCCTTGGCACCTTTGCATTGTGCTGGATCCCTTTCGCCATGTACTCTCTGGTGGCTGACATCGGATATCCCCCTGTCTATACCTACGTCACCGCTCTGCCGGCCATTTGTCACTCTATGATAAACCCCATCATTTATGCTTTCAGAAATCCCGACATGCAGAAATCTATGAGAATCGCTTGTTGTTGTGGATGTGTGTCTTCCAACTTTTCTCTGCGACCAAGGACACCAAGTGATGTCTAG